Part of the Vagococcus jeotgali genome, AGTGTGATGTCGTCAAGATAGGCTTGTAAATTAACAGATTTCATTTATCTTGTCTCCCTTAATTAGTCTTCAACTTCGATATAATCGATGCCCAGCTCTTCACTGATTCCTTTGTATCCTTCTTTTTCAAGACGCTTAGCTAAATCAGCGCTTCCTGTCATAACAACTTTACCGTCCATCATAATATGAACCACATCTGGAACAATATAATTTAGTAGACGCTGATAGTGAGTAATAATCAGTGAACCAAAATTATCCCCACGCATTTCATTAATTCCTTTTGATACTACTTGAAGCGCATCAATATCAAGACCTGAATCAATCTCATCAAGAACTGCAAATGTTGGTTCTAACATTAATAGTTGCAGAATTTCATTACGTTTCTTCTCACCACCTGAGAACCCTTCATTTAAATAACGCTCTGCCATCTCTTCTGGCATATCAAGTAGAGCCATTTTCTCATCTAGTTTATCTAAAAATTCCATGACACCAATTTTATTATCTTCATCACGTTTAGAATTCATTGCGGCACGCATAAATTCAGCATTAGTAATTCCTGGGATTTCACTTGGGTATTGAACAGCTAAAAATAGACCCGCACGAGCACGCTCGTCTACTTCCATTTCTAGTACATTCTCACCATCTAATAAAATCTCACCTTGAGTGACTTCATAATTAGGGTTTCCCATAATCGCTGCTGATAAAGTGGATTTTCCCGTTCCATTTGGCCCCATGATGGCATGAATCTCACCAGTTTTCATGGTTAAATTAACACCTTTTAAAATTTCTTTATCTTCTATTGATACATGTAAATCTTTTATTTCTAAAACTGACATGTTTTTCCCTCCAAATAATCGTCACATATTTAACTTCCTTATCAATTTTATCCTAATTAAGAATGAACTTCAAACCAATTTTTTAAAAAAATAAAGCTTTATGTGACATTTCCCTTATTATATAGGCATTCCTTAATAATAATTAATTTAAATAAGGATATATTATTGCTAAGAAACACATTAAAAACAAACATCATTCTCATTACAATCAATTACCCAAAGAAAAACTTATTATTTTTTCAGTTTTAAACTAATTGTGATATTCTGAATCGGACGAGTCACTATAAGCTTGGGGGAGTTAGTATGTTGGAGTTGTTTATTTTAATGATGGAGCGAGTTGGATTAATTATTTTATTAGCCTTTTTATTAGTCAATGTCCCCTATTTTAAAAAAATTCTATTAAGTCGAAATCAATTATCGTCTAAATTGCAATTAATTTTAGTTTTTGGAATCTTTACATTGATTTCTAATCTAACTGGTATTGAAATAACAAGCAATGAAGTTATTCCAAGTAATATTTTAACTAATATATCACTTGATACATCTATTGCTAATACTAGAACATTAGCTATTGGCGTATCTGGTATTGTTGGTGGCCCTTTTGTTGGTATATGCGTCGGGGCTTTAGCAGGAATTCATAGGATGTTACAAGGAAGTGCCAATAGTTTCTTCTATATTCCTTCTTCTATGTTGGTTGGCTTTTTATCAGGAGCTTTAGGTGTCAAGTTATCAAAACGTGGAACGTTTCCAACACCTATACAAGGTGCGATTATAGGTGCTTCAATGGAAATCATTCAAATGGTATTTGTTACCTTATTTTCTGGTAATAGTATTTATTACGGAATGGAATTAGTGAATCTAATCGCCTTTCCTATGATTGTCTTAAATAGTATTGGTAATTTCATTTTCCTATCTATTTTAACGATTACTTTAAAGCAAGAAGAACAAGCCAAAGCTGTGCAAACTCATGATGTACTTGATTTAGCTGCCCAAACACTGCCCTATTTTAGAGCAGGTTTACACGAGGAATCAAGTTTTGCTGTTGCCAAAATTATTAAGCATTATACAAAAGTGAATGCGATTAGTATTACTGATACAAAACAAATACTTGCTCATGTAGGTGATGGGAGCGATCACCATATCCCTGATACCGAAGTCATCACTGAACTGTCAAAAAAAGTATTGAGCTCTGGAAAAATAGCCATTGTTCATCACAAAAAAGATATAGGCTGTACCCATCCTGATTGCCCCCTAAAAGCAGCTATTGTGATCCCCTTAATTGTTCAAGAACGAACAGTAGGAACTTTAAAAATGTATTTTACAGATGCCAATCAGTTGACTCATGTAGAAGAACAACTGGCTGAAGGGTTAGCTAGTATTTTCTCTTCTCAAATTGAATTAGATGAGACAGAAGTTCAGTCAAAACTATTAAAAGAAGCAGAAATTAAATCTTTGCAAGCTCAAGTTAACCCACATTTTTTCTTTAATGCAATTAATACTATTTCTGCTTTAATGCGCCGAGACAGTGAGAAGGCTCGTACTTTATTACTACAACTTAGTACTTATTTTAGAGGTAACTTACAAGGTGCAAGATACACTCTTATCCCCTTAAAACAAGAGCTCATCCAGGTTGAGGCCTATCTGTCATTAGAGCAAGCTAGATTTCCTGATCGTTTTGATATTCATTTTGATATTGAAGATGGGATGGATGATATTTTAGTCCCTCTCTATGCGGTACAAATTTTAATTGAAAATACTATTAAACACGCCTTTGGAAATCGGAAATCTGGAAATACTGTTTTGGTTAAATTATTTACTTTTGAACATAATTGTTACATTTCTGTTAGTGATAACGGTGTTGGAATATCTTCTGAATTAATTGATATAATTGGTAAACAACCAGTCACTTCAGATAAGGGGACTGGAACGGCTCTGGAGAATCTAGCTAAACGGTTAACGAACTTATTTGGTAATGAAGGCAGGTTTAATGTGACGAATCAAGAAAATGGAGGAACAAACTTTATTCGGGTATTCGGATTATCGTGTGGAATTCTTATAAACCCTCATAATCTCTCACAAAAAAGCTCTTCATTTAAAAATAAGTATTTCAATACAAAATCCCTTTTCATAAAGTATCTTCTTTCTATTGACTCTAACGTAACGTAATACTCTATAGTGGTAATTGAAGGAGGTACAAAGTGATGGATATGAAGATAAAAGAAGTGGCAGAATTGGTTGGTGTTAGTATTCGTACACTTCATCATTATGATCAGATTGGATTATTGACCCCAAAAGAAATCACTGATTCTGGTTATCGACTCTATTCAGAAGAAAACCTTGAAACATTACAACAAATTTTATTTTTCAAGGAACTTGGATTCAACTTAAAGGAAATTAAAAAGATTATTAACAGCTCTTTATTTAACCGACAAGAAGCATTGATTTTACAACGAAAAATGTTGATTGAGAAACGAAAAAAAGTCGATAAAATGATTGAAACCATTGATAAGACGATTAAACATATGGCGGGAGAAATACAAATGACGAATGAAGAGAGGTTTGAGGGAATTAACGTTGGATTCAACCAATTTGAAGAAGAGGCTCGTCGCCGTTGGGGAAATCAATCTATTGATGAGATAAACGCAAAACTAAAGGGAATGTCCAAAGGTGAACAAAATGATTTATCTGATAGATGGGATATGATCTTCAATAAACTTGCATGCCTTCGTGATCAATCCCCCGAATCCAAAGAGGTACAAGCAACAATTAAACAATGGTATGACTTTTTAAATGAAAATTTTAGTAAGTACTCTCTTGATGCCTTTTATGGATTAGGTCAACTTTATATTAATGATGAACGTTTCACAAAAAATATAGATCAGTATGGTGAGGGTTTAGCAAAACTCATGAGTGAGGCGATGGAGGTCTTTACGAATAATCAAATAAGAGGTGGTAGCAATGAAAATAATAATTGAGGATACAACTGAACAATACGATAAATTGTTTTCAATGGAAGAAGATAAAGAAAATTTTTATCGGTACTCAATGATGAAGCCTTTTGAAAAGATGTGGAATATGATTAATGTTCCATTAAAGGCTAAGCAACCTAATGGGTATGATGTAATAATGGCTACAAATATGCTTGGCTATCTTAATGTATCAGATACTCAAACTGGAAGACAAGCATTAGAAAGTTTAAAAGAAATTCAGGCTCTTCAAACAGCACATAGCACTTTGAATCATTGTATTGATTTTATTGAAAAAAATAATATATATATTAATGCTGATGAATTGAGATTTGGTATGTATATAGCTGACCCAAAGAAGCTCGAATTACAAAAAGGTTATTGTGGTTTTGGAGGAATTCCAGGGTTTATTCAAGTATCTATTTACCCAAACTCTTATAATATTCCAAGGATTCCTGCTGTAATTGCACATGAATTCCATCATAATATCCGTTTTTCATATTTTGATTGGGATCATGGAGACGTTACCGTTGGTGATTACTTAATTATAGAGGGTTTAGCTGAGTCATTTGCAAAAGAACTTTATGGAGAAGATCTTTTAGGACCTTGGGTTACTTCTTTTGATAAAGAAGACTTAGAATATTCAAAAGAAGTTATAAAGGATGCTTTAGATATTAAAGGATTTGCTGAGGTCAGCAGTTATATGTTTGGTGATACCATTGCAAAGGAACAAGGCTATCAACCTGTTGGCTTATCACCATTTGTTGGTTATGCAGTAGGCTACCATGCAGTGCAGTCTTTCATGGAAACCAATAATGTTGGGGATAGAAGAAGCTACCTTACTTGGCACAGAT contains:
- a CDS encoding MerR family transcriptional regulator; the protein is MDMKIKEVAELVGVSIRTLHHYDQIGLLTPKEITDSGYRLYSEENLETLQQILFFKELGFNLKEIKKIINSSLFNRQEALILQRKMLIEKRKKVDKMIETIDKTIKHMAGEIQMTNEERFEGINVGFNQFEEEARRRWGNQSIDEINAKLKGMSKGEQNDLSDRWDMIFNKLACLRDQSPESKEVQATIKQWYDFLNENFSKYSLDAFYGLGQLYINDERFTKNIDQYGEGLAKLMSEAMEVFTNNQIRGGSNENNN
- the sufC gene encoding Fe-S cluster assembly ATPase SufC; the encoded protein is MSVLEIKDLHVSIEDKEILKGVNLTMKTGEIHAIMGPNGTGKSTLSAAIMGNPNYEVTQGEILLDGENVLEMEVDERARAGLFLAVQYPSEIPGITNAEFMRAAMNSKRDEDNKIGVMEFLDKLDEKMALLDMPEEMAERYLNEGFSGGEKKRNEILQLLMLEPTFAVLDEIDSGLDIDALQVVSKGINEMRGDNFGSLIITHYQRLLNYIVPDVVHIMMDGKVVMTGSADLAKRLEKEGYKGISEELGIDYIEVED
- a CDS encoding sensor histidine kinase, producing the protein MLELFILMMERVGLIILLAFLLVNVPYFKKILLSRNQLSSKLQLILVFGIFTLISNLTGIEITSNEVIPSNILTNISLDTSIANTRTLAIGVSGIVGGPFVGICVGALAGIHRMLQGSANSFFYIPSSMLVGFLSGALGVKLSKRGTFPTPIQGAIIGASMEIIQMVFVTLFSGNSIYYGMELVNLIAFPMIVLNSIGNFIFLSILTITLKQEEQAKAVQTHDVLDLAAQTLPYFRAGLHEESSFAVAKIIKHYTKVNAISITDTKQILAHVGDGSDHHIPDTEVITELSKKVLSSGKIAIVHHKKDIGCTHPDCPLKAAIVIPLIVQERTVGTLKMYFTDANQLTHVEEQLAEGLASIFSSQIELDETEVQSKLLKEAEIKSLQAQVNPHFFFNAINTISALMRRDSEKARTLLLQLSTYFRGNLQGARYTLIPLKQELIQVEAYLSLEQARFPDRFDIHFDIEDGMDDILVPLYAVQILIENTIKHAFGNRKSGNTVLVKLFTFEHNCYISVSDNGVGISSELIDIIGKQPVTSDKGTGTALENLAKRLTNLFGNEGRFNVTNQENGGTNFIRVFGLSCGILINPHNLSQKSSSFKNKYFNTKSLFIKYLLSIDSNVT
- a CDS encoding DUF2268 domain-containing protein, which produces MKIIIEDTTEQYDKLFSMEEDKENFYRYSMMKPFEKMWNMINVPLKAKQPNGYDVIMATNMLGYLNVSDTQTGRQALESLKEIQALQTAHSTLNHCIDFIEKNNIYINADELRFGMYIADPKKLELQKGYCGFGGIPGFIQVSIYPNSYNIPRIPAVIAHEFHHNIRFSYFDWDHGDVTVGDYLIIEGLAESFAKELYGEDLLGPWVTSFDKEDLEYSKEVIKDALDIKGFAEVSSYMFGDTIAKEQGYQPVGLSPFVGYAVGYHAVQSFMETNNVGDRRSYLTWHR